From Candidatus Binataceae bacterium:
ATCACCGGCGCTGGCAACAAGGCCTTCTCCGCCGGCGCCGACCTTGCGCGGACGATTCCGCTGATGACCGGCGCGCGCCAGCCCGAGGACGAATGGGACCGCAAGCTCAAGGAGGATCCGAAAATCGGCGCGATCGCGATGATGCGCGGATGGAGCCTGTACAAGCCGGTG
This genomic window contains:
- a CDS encoding enoyl-CoA hydratase-related protein; this encodes MPALLFEVRDHIAYLTINRPEVHNAMSPEVVVRMAEAWQRVAEDDDVRAAIITGAGNKAFSAGADLARTIPLMTGARQPEDEWDRKLKEDPKIGAIAMMRGWSLYKPV